The Cupriavidus sp. EM10 genome includes a region encoding these proteins:
- the tssE gene encoding type VI secretion system baseplate subunit TssE, with translation MMRGGPGLFELVTGCFANGVGVDEFDPATQTFLSVQDNIQRILNSRRGGLAHLPDYGLGDLSRIYRHLPASAHTLKREIETTLLRYEPRLKAIDIVIEDTEPGMLLSFTMTCHLHRAGLVRFGTHFTPDSKTRLKLLGAGQDRC, from the coding sequence ATGATGCGCGGCGGGCCGGGTCTCTTCGAGCTGGTGACGGGATGTTTTGCGAACGGCGTGGGAGTCGACGAGTTCGATCCGGCCACGCAAACCTTCCTGTCGGTGCAGGACAACATCCAGCGGATCCTGAACAGCCGCCGGGGTGGGCTCGCGCATCTGCCTGACTACGGGCTCGGTGACCTGTCACGTATCTATCGGCACCTGCCCGCGTCCGCGCACACCCTCAAGCGCGAGATCGAGACCACGCTGTTGCGCTACGAGCCGCGCCTGAAGGCCATCGACATCGTGATCGAGGATACCGAACCCGGAATGCTGCTCAGCTTCACCATGACCTGCCACCTGCATCGGGCCGGGCTCGTCCGTTTTGGTACGCACTTCACCCCGGATAGCAAGACGCGGCTCAAGCTGCTTGGGGCGGGGCAGGATCGTTGCTAG
- a CDS encoding Hcp family type VI secretion system effector, translated as MAIPAYMWIKDDGGADIKGSVTVSGREGSVEVVAFEHAVNIPTDSNTGKLTGTRVHKPITFTKETDASTPYLYKAVTSGQTLKSIEIKWYKIDDSGKEKEYFNTRLDNVKVVGVTPKMLDIKNPAFEKHNHLEDVELRYEKITWSYKDGNIIHADSWTERS; from the coding sequence ATGGCAATTCCCGCATACATGTGGATCAAGGACGATGGCGGCGCCGACATCAAGGGTTCGGTCACCGTCTCGGGGCGTGAAGGCAGCGTCGAAGTCGTGGCGTTCGAGCACGCCGTCAACATTCCCACCGACTCGAACACCGGCAAGTTGACTGGCACCCGTGTGCACAAGCCGATCACCTTTACCAAGGAAACCGATGCCTCGACGCCCTACCTGTACAAGGCGGTCACCAGCGGGCAGACCCTGAAGTCGATCGAGATCAAGTGGTACAAGATCGACGATTCCGGCAAGGAGAAGGAGTACTTCAACACCCGGCTGGATAACGTCAAGGTCGTAGGCGTGACGCCGAAAATGCTCGACATCAAGAACCCGGCGTTCGAAAAGCACAATCACCTCGAGGACGTCGAGTTGCGCTACGAGAAGATCACCTGGTCCTACAAGGACGGCAACATCATCCACGCCGATAGCTGGACCGAGCGCTCGTAA
- a CDS encoding OmpA family protein: MLRWTGGWPHRSRNSPAERVLVTGYPYRALFSWIAVLALAWLALSSPWSAGWNLLLAGFVAVLAGAAIVMATRRTRACRHASQAVLSAIDASLDALPGHIRRNTPMVLTVGGTDGALSNVFGDALAKTADGAIWVRVDEPNRLAYVADALKRWREGQGPDAVACLISADQAHDAAALSAALGNWRSAIGAASRAVGYSLPVCVAVFIEEAGGPPDECPWFGASGAVPPGTRLSGQLAERLAQYPWVAMPADRVARMHRAARLDALVRWAAMAVLPVLADDDEGRRGAGQPVWLAAFGVVATAGVPVADSLYAQFVAKTTGLAPVAGEGRRAPYPLPEPLVRGIAMQPVRRVLPRALAHGFAWLALATCAAAAASAWQNRELVARVTGDMNRYRAISSDHDAARVDALLVLKRDRDELERYRRNGVPPRLGLGFYRGGMLQGPLDSLIASYQPPAPPPSTIELNSLSLFRSGSAVLNPGSNRALIAALEMIKAHPDKRVLVAGHTDSIGRPRSNLRLSEARAASVRDWLADAAGLPVTHFAIQGYGDTRPKTSNDTEEGRAANRRVEITLVPDCRDDRRGAQATSGQPACSFQQ; encoded by the coding sequence ATGTTGCGCTGGACCGGTGGCTGGCCGCATCGATCGCGCAACTCGCCAGCTGAAAGGGTGCTAGTGACTGGATATCCCTATCGCGCACTGTTCAGTTGGATCGCGGTGCTCGCCCTCGCATGGCTGGCGCTAAGTTCACCGTGGTCCGCTGGCTGGAATCTGCTGCTCGCCGGGTTCGTGGCCGTTCTGGCGGGGGCGGCGATTGTCATGGCAACACGGCGGACGCGGGCATGTCGCCACGCTTCGCAGGCGGTGCTATCCGCCATCGATGCCTCCCTCGATGCCTTGCCCGGGCACATTCGTCGCAACACACCGATGGTGCTGACCGTAGGCGGCACAGACGGCGCCCTGTCCAACGTCTTTGGCGACGCACTGGCAAAAACCGCTGACGGCGCGATCTGGGTCCGCGTTGACGAGCCGAATCGACTGGCGTACGTGGCCGACGCTCTCAAGCGATGGCGTGAGGGGCAAGGCCCGGATGCCGTTGCGTGTCTGATTTCGGCCGATCAGGCGCACGATGCCGCCGCGCTTTCTGCCGCCCTCGGGAACTGGCGTTCGGCCATTGGCGCAGCCAGCCGTGCCGTTGGCTATTCGCTGCCGGTTTGCGTGGCGGTCTTTATCGAGGAAGCTGGCGGGCCTCCTGACGAATGCCCATGGTTCGGGGCCTCTGGCGCGGTTCCACCCGGCACCAGGCTGTCCGGCCAGCTGGCGGAGCGGCTGGCGCAATATCCATGGGTCGCCATGCCCGCTGACAGAGTGGCACGGATGCACCGTGCCGCCCGCCTCGATGCACTGGTGCGGTGGGCTGCCATGGCCGTCTTGCCGGTGCTGGCGGACGACGATGAAGGCAGGCGAGGCGCCGGACAACCCGTATGGCTTGCGGCATTTGGCGTGGTGGCGACAGCGGGCGTGCCGGTGGCCGACTCGCTCTACGCGCAGTTCGTGGCGAAGACGACTGGCCTGGCGCCTGTCGCAGGGGAAGGCAGGCGAGCCCCATATCCGCTGCCGGAACCGCTCGTCCGAGGCATTGCCATGCAGCCCGTACGCCGTGTCCTGCCTCGCGCGCTGGCCCACGGCTTTGCGTGGCTGGCGCTGGCAACCTGCGCAGCTGCAGCGGCATCGGCCTGGCAAAACCGTGAACTGGTGGCTCGCGTGACGGGTGACATGAACCGCTACCGCGCGATAAGTTCGGACCATGACGCCGCACGGGTAGACGCGCTGCTCGTGCTCAAGCGTGACCGCGACGAACTCGAACGGTACCGGCGCAATGGGGTGCCACCACGGCTCGGCCTGGGATTCTATCGGGGAGGCATGCTGCAGGGTCCGCTAGACAGCCTGATCGCCTCGTACCAGCCACCGGCGCCGCCTCCTTCCACGATCGAACTGAACAGCCTCTCGCTGTTCCGAAGCGGTAGCGCGGTGCTGAACCCCGGCTCCAATCGTGCGCTGATTGCGGCGCTGGAAATGATAAAGGCCCATCCTGACAAACGTGTGCTGGTTGCCGGGCATACGGATTCCATCGGTCGCCCGCGGTCCAACCTCAGGCTGTCCGAAGCGCGCGCGGCCTCGGTGCGTGACTGGCTTGCCGACGCGGCTGGCTTGCCCGTCACGCATTTTGCGATCCAGGGCTATGGCGACACCCGCCCAAAGACTTCGAACGATACGGAGGAAGGGCGAGCGGCCAACCGCCGTGTCGAGATCACCCTTGTCCCCGATTGCCGCGATGACCGTCGCGGCGCTCAGGCAACTTCGGGCCAACCGGCCTGTTCATTCCAGCAATAG
- a CDS encoding DotU/TssL family secretion system protein, producing MGHLRVLPEKCHELLDRLRDEFRSAGHSEAIVEDAAYAQCALLDEVALNRLQAEDRDAWEREPLQVKEFQSHHAGEELIARIERRLAESQPVVPLLVVFYVVLGLGFQGKFALEGASARDTLVRAIDERLERAGVQKASGPIIVTASTTRGLRQLSPSGWVAIALAGAGLVYVALDRWLAASIAQLAS from the coding sequence ATCGGACACCTTCGCGTCCTTCCGGAAAAATGCCACGAGCTCCTGGATCGTCTGCGCGACGAGTTTCGTTCGGCGGGGCATTCCGAAGCAATCGTGGAGGACGCGGCCTACGCACAGTGCGCGCTGCTGGATGAAGTGGCCCTGAACCGGCTGCAAGCCGAGGATCGTGACGCATGGGAGCGCGAGCCGCTGCAGGTCAAGGAGTTCCAGAGCCATCACGCCGGAGAAGAGCTGATCGCTCGTATCGAACGTCGGCTGGCGGAGTCGCAACCCGTGGTACCACTGCTGGTGGTCTTCTACGTGGTGCTGGGACTCGGATTCCAGGGAAAGTTTGCGCTGGAGGGCGCCAGCGCCCGGGACACGCTGGTACGCGCCATCGACGAGCGCCTGGAGCGCGCAGGCGTACAGAAGGCATCCGGGCCGATCATCGTCACCGCCAGCACGACACGCGGCCTTCGCCAGCTTTCGCCATCAGGGTGGGTCGCGATTGCCCTGGCTGGAGCAGGTCTTGTCTATGTTGCGCTGGACCGGTGGCTGGCCGCATCGATCGCGCAACTCGCCAGCTGA
- a CDS encoding AAA family ATPase: protein MAMTHAVGKLHQRGLIHKDLKPAHFLVAADPNRAWLIGFGIASRVPRGGDALPEASEIAGTLAYMAPEQTGRMNRAIDTRSDLYSLGVTFYQMLTGALPFVGAEPIDWVHAHLARAPQPPAGRIATVPAMLSDLVMKLLAKAPEERYQTAAGLLRDLERCQQALRMHGAIAPFRLGQGDLSDIFAIRDYLYGREQTEAMLAATFDRVASTGCSEIVMVSGHSGVGKTSVMQAFARTVAGRGGIQATGKSDAPADASIDAPADANARLPYATLAQALRGLLREWLALEPADLAPWRDVIAEALGPNAGLLVPLLPELGRMLGPLPWLPDTQSREAGPRLHLALHSLLTALAHAAQPLTLCFDDIQWLDTETATLLHQLLTDPATTSLLVVCAYRSHEVDDGHTVTRCVAALRTDGASVAHIELGCLDETNLHRLVAEALHCDIEASAPLARLVLEKTAGNPFFATQFLSELASEGLLAFDHSAARWTWDLGQIAAKGFTDNVVALMIGRIGRLPAATRAALKLLACLGNDTSVDMLAHGWMRDPGELDPAIRDALHAGLVSLKDHRLRFRHDRILEAAYARIPEPDRQAFHLRLGRLLLDRTPPEAIGANVFTIVGQLNRAADLIDVREERDRLAELNLAAGLRAKAACANTAALHYLSAGLALLGDDAWQRCEALAFALTQHTAECEFLTGDSARAEQRLDMLAARTSSLTALAIVTQLQLGLLLTGGRRVEAVRVGLAYLRRAGIDWFTHPAPSVVAQEEALLAGLLDGREIPTLATLPCMTDAGGLATMRVLTALLQPAWYTDDHLRTLVILRMVNLSITLGNSEESCLAYAWLAMLRTAASTDDTAGVAFQRLALALAEVRGVERMRARVYQVVGGNLLHWTQPLRVARGLLGQALELTAQIGDLTYAAYIRSNMMTHALAIGDPLGRVQHDADSGSVFAWGPRFALVEDRLAAQRQLVRTLRGLTPVFGCFDARDFSEAAFEARLGGDVGLRLAACWYWIRKLQARYLAGEAAEALEASERARTLLWTSPAYFEQAEYHFFAALARAACCNPAVADDLATHLPVLAGHHRQLAQWARRCPATFAHRALLVEAEIARLEGRDTDAMRSYESAIAAARDSDLIHMQALTNELAARFYMSRRLDTVALVYLRQARHGYLHWGADAKVWQLDKRYPALAADANAAPASAPLMGTIGAPLQHLDLATVMAISEAVSGETRLDRLLATLMRTALAHAGASRGLLILPQGAEHRVAAEAAVRDDTTVVTLADRPLDAADMPLSIVRHVLECHEHVVIDDAAAQPSFSADAYVRRRRARSMLCLPLLNRGKLTGVLYLENALAPGAFVPARIEVIKLLAFQAAGAIENSRLGEQRRAADEALHRVQAELAHVSRVMTLSALTASIAHEVSQPIAALTIEANVALRWLKREKPNVEEAVESLHSIVQQGQRARNVIVGMRAMLRKTGPQAQRIDLNEMVAETLPLLAGELTRHRVMLKTELAATLPAVLADKVQLQQVFLNLAVNAIEAMQDIDAHARELTVRTALSPTGEVLVTVHDVGSGLPDDPDHLFDAFYTTKPEGMGMGLSICRTILEAHGGQLQAWQNRPKGAVFGFCLPAAEKAPLAEEQP, encoded by the coding sequence ATGGCGATGACCCACGCCGTGGGCAAGCTCCACCAGCGTGGACTGATCCACAAGGACCTGAAACCCGCCCATTTCCTGGTAGCAGCGGACCCGAACCGGGCCTGGCTGATCGGCTTCGGCATCGCGTCGCGGGTGCCGCGCGGGGGCGATGCGCTGCCGGAAGCCAGTGAAATCGCCGGCACGCTCGCCTACATGGCGCCGGAGCAGACCGGCCGGATGAATCGGGCCATCGATACGCGAAGCGACCTGTATTCGCTGGGCGTCACGTTCTACCAGATGCTTACCGGCGCGCTGCCGTTCGTCGGCGCAGAGCCCATCGACTGGGTCCACGCCCACCTGGCGCGTGCGCCGCAGCCACCGGCCGGGCGCATCGCTACGGTGCCCGCGATGCTGTCGGACCTGGTCATGAAGCTCCTGGCCAAGGCGCCCGAGGAGCGCTATCAGACCGCTGCCGGACTGCTGCGCGACCTGGAGCGCTGTCAGCAGGCACTGCGCATGCATGGCGCCATCGCGCCGTTCAGGCTCGGCCAAGGCGACCTGTCGGACATCTTCGCCATACGCGACTACCTCTATGGCCGCGAACAGACCGAAGCGATGCTGGCGGCCACGTTCGACCGGGTGGCGTCTACGGGCTGCAGCGAGATCGTCATGGTGTCCGGACATTCGGGCGTCGGCAAGACATCGGTCATGCAGGCGTTCGCGCGGACTGTCGCGGGGCGCGGCGGCATCCAGGCCACCGGCAAGTCGGACGCGCCGGCCGACGCATCGATCGACGCCCCGGCCGACGCCAACGCCCGGCTGCCCTATGCCACGCTGGCGCAAGCGCTGCGCGGCCTGCTGCGGGAATGGCTGGCATTGGAGCCAGCCGATCTGGCGCCATGGCGCGACGTCATCGCCGAAGCCCTTGGGCCCAACGCCGGCCTGCTGGTGCCTCTGCTCCCCGAGCTGGGAAGGATGCTGGGCCCGCTGCCCTGGCTGCCCGACACGCAGTCGCGCGAGGCCGGACCGCGCCTTCACCTGGCGCTGCACAGCCTGCTGACGGCGCTGGCTCACGCCGCCCAGCCGCTGACGCTGTGCTTCGACGACATCCAGTGGCTGGACACCGAGACCGCCACGCTGCTGCACCAGCTGCTGACCGACCCGGCCACCACGAGCCTGCTGGTGGTCTGCGCCTATCGCAGTCACGAGGTCGACGACGGCCACACCGTGACGCGCTGCGTCGCCGCGTTGCGCACGGACGGTGCCAGCGTGGCGCACATCGAACTGGGCTGTCTCGACGAAACCAACCTGCATCGGCTCGTGGCGGAAGCGCTCCATTGCGATATCGAGGCCAGCGCGCCGCTGGCACGCCTGGTCCTGGAAAAGACCGCCGGCAACCCGTTCTTCGCCACCCAGTTCCTGAGCGAATTGGCCAGCGAAGGCTTGCTGGCCTTCGACCACAGCGCGGCGCGCTGGACCTGGGATCTCGGCCAGATCGCCGCAAAGGGCTTCACCGACAACGTCGTGGCGCTGATGATCGGGCGGATCGGCCGGCTTCCCGCCGCCACCCGCGCCGCACTGAAGCTGCTGGCCTGCCTGGGCAACGACACCTCGGTCGACATGCTGGCGCACGGCTGGATGCGCGACCCCGGCGAACTCGACCCGGCGATCCGCGACGCGTTGCACGCAGGCCTGGTCTCCCTGAAGGATCACAGGCTGCGCTTTCGTCACGACCGTATCCTGGAAGCCGCCTACGCGCGCATACCCGAGCCCGATCGCCAGGCGTTCCACCTGCGCCTTGGCCGCCTGCTGCTGGACCGTACGCCGCCGGAGGCAATCGGGGCCAATGTCTTCACGATCGTTGGACAGCTGAACCGGGCGGCCGACCTGATCGACGTCCGGGAAGAGCGCGACCGGCTTGCGGAACTGAACCTGGCCGCCGGCCTGCGCGCCAAAGCCGCCTGCGCCAATACCGCCGCGCTGCACTATCTGTCGGCCGGGCTCGCATTGCTCGGCGATGATGCGTGGCAGCGATGCGAGGCGCTGGCGTTCGCGCTGACGCAGCATACGGCCGAATGCGAGTTCCTGACCGGCGATTCCGCGCGCGCCGAACAACGGCTGGACATGCTGGCCGCGCGTACGTCGTCGTTGACCGCGCTGGCGATTGTCACGCAACTGCAACTCGGCCTGCTGCTCACGGGCGGACGCCGCGTCGAAGCCGTGAGGGTGGGCCTTGCCTACCTGCGCCGTGCCGGCATCGACTGGTTTACGCATCCCGCCCCTTCCGTCGTGGCGCAGGAAGAAGCGCTGCTGGCAGGGCTGCTGGACGGCCGGGAGATCCCCACGCTTGCCACATTGCCGTGCATGACCGACGCTGGCGGCCTGGCCACGATGCGGGTGCTCACGGCGCTGCTGCAGCCGGCCTGGTACACCGACGACCACCTGCGCACGCTGGTCATCCTGCGCATGGTCAACCTGAGCATCACCCTTGGAAACAGCGAAGAATCGTGCCTGGCCTACGCGTGGCTGGCGATGCTGCGCACGGCGGCGTCGACGGACGACACCGCGGGCGTGGCATTCCAGCGCCTGGCGCTCGCCCTGGCCGAGGTACGCGGCGTCGAACGGATGCGCGCCCGCGTGTACCAGGTGGTCGGTGGCAACCTGCTGCATTGGACCCAGCCGCTGCGCGTGGCGCGCGGGCTGCTGGGCCAGGCGCTGGAACTGACCGCGCAGATCGGCGACCTGACCTACGCCGCCTACATCCGCAGCAACATGATGACCCACGCACTCGCCATCGGCGACCCGCTCGGGCGCGTGCAGCACGATGCCGATTCGGGCAGCGTCTTCGCGTGGGGACCGCGCTTCGCGCTGGTCGAGGATCGCCTTGCGGCACAGCGCCAACTGGTGCGGACGCTGCGCGGGCTGACGCCCGTATTCGGATGCTTCGACGCGCGCGACTTCAGCGAGGCCGCATTCGAAGCCCGCCTGGGCGGCGACGTGGGGCTGCGCCTTGCCGCGTGCTGGTACTGGATCCGCAAGTTGCAGGCGCGCTACCTGGCCGGCGAGGCCGCCGAGGCGCTTGAAGCGTCCGAGCGCGCACGCACGCTGCTGTGGACCTCGCCCGCCTACTTCGAGCAGGCCGAATACCATTTCTTTGCCGCGCTGGCGCGCGCGGCATGCTGCAATCCTGCAGTGGCGGACGATCTGGCCACCCACCTTCCCGTGCTGGCCGGCCACCATCGACAACTGGCCCAATGGGCACGACGTTGCCCCGCCACGTTCGCGCACCGCGCCTTGCTGGTGGAGGCGGAGATTGCCCGGCTCGAAGGACGCGACACCGACGCGATGCGCAGCTACGAATCGGCCATCGCAGCGGCGCGGGACAGCGACCTGATCCATATGCAGGCCCTGACCAATGAACTCGCGGCGCGCTTCTACATGAGCCGCCGGCTGGACACCGTGGCACTGGTCTACCTGCGGCAGGCCCGCCATGGCTACCTGCACTGGGGTGCCGACGCGAAGGTCTGGCAGCTGGACAAGCGATATCCGGCACTGGCCGCCGATGCCAACGCCGCTCCGGCTTCGGCGCCGTTGATGGGCACCATCGGCGCGCCGCTGCAGCACCTGGACCTGGCCACGGTGATGGCGATCTCGGAGGCGGTCTCGGGCGAGACCCGGCTGGACCGCCTGCTGGCCACGTTGATGCGGACGGCGCTGGCCCACGCCGGCGCCTCGCGCGGGCTGCTGATCCTGCCGCAAGGCGCCGAGCACCGCGTGGCGGCGGAGGCGGCCGTGCGGGACGACACCACGGTGGTGACCCTGGCCGACCGGCCGCTCGATGCGGCCGACATGCCGCTATCCATCGTCAGGCATGTGCTGGAATGCCATGAGCACGTGGTGATCGACGATGCCGCAGCCCAGCCATCCTTCTCGGCGGACGCTTACGTGCGCCGGCGGCGGGCGCGATCGATGCTGTGCCTGCCGCTGCTAAACCGGGGCAAGCTGACGGGTGTGCTCTATCTGGAGAACGCGCTGGCGCCGGGCGCCTTCGTGCCGGCGCGGATCGAGGTCATCAAGCTGCTGGCGTTCCAGGCGGCCGGGGCCATCGAGAACAGCCGGCTTGGCGAACAGCGCCGGGCGGCCGACGAAGCGCTGCACCGCGTCCAGGCCGAACTGGCTCACGTCAGCCGCGTCATGACGCTGAGCGCGTTGACGGCATCGATCGCTCACGAAGTCAGCCAGCCCATCGCAGCCCTGACCATCGAGGCAAACGTCGCGCTTCGCTGGCTCAAGCGCGAGAAGCCGAACGTCGAAGAGGCGGTGGAGTCGCTGCACAGCATCGTCCAGCAGGGCCAGCGTGCCCGGAACGTCATCGTTGGCATGCGGGCGATGTTGCGCAAGACCGGTCCACAGGCGCAGCGGATCGATCTTAACGAGATGGTCGCCGAGACGCTGCCGCTTCTCGCCGGCGAGCTGACCCGCCACCGGGTCATGCTCAAGACGGAACTGGCTGCAACGCTGCCTGCGGTGCTGGCCGACAAGGTCCAACTGCAGCAGGTATTCCTGAACCTGGCGGTCAATGCCATCGAGGCCATGCAGGACATCGACGCCCATGCGCGCGAGTTGACGGTGCGGACAGCCCTCAGCCCGACGGGCGAGGTGCTGGTGACCGTGCATGACGTCGGAAGCGGCCTGCCCGACGATCCGGACCATCTGTTCGACGCGTTCTACACGACCAAGCCCGAAGGCATGGGCATGGGGCTGTCGATCTGCCGCACCATCCTGGAAGCCCATGGCGGCCAGCTGCAGGCGTGGCAGAACCGTCCAAAGGGCGCCGTATTCGGGTTCTGCCTGCCCGCCGCCGAAAAGGCGCCGTTGGCTGAAGAACAGCCGTGA
- the tssH gene encoding type VI secretion system ATPase TssH: protein MTIRDYSPFLRRLNEHCASALAEAAGLCETRAHRDIEVEHWLIKLLERGEGDLLAILRRYDLDVDAVWNGLLTAIDRLPRDLRGKPGISSRLGQWLEAAWLKASLTEGAQSIRSAHLLAALADTPTLLRAPDAWPLLSISAAQIERLVPELDTVSTEAHLPGGLAGAQMPAPQQVALANARSLPGQADTAALARFTTDITQKARDGKIDPIFGRDVEIRQMVDILARRRKNNPILVGDPGVGKTALVEGLALRIAAGDVPAVMRDVSVLTLDLGLLQAGAGVKGEFEQRLKNVIEAVQQSPTPILLFIDEAHTLIGAGNQAGGADAANLLKPALARGELRTIAATTWSEYKRYFERDAALERRFQMVKVDEPDDENACLMLRGLKARYAQHHGVHITDAAVAAAVRLSRRYLTGRQLPDKAVDLIDTAAARVRMSQESTPVAIAACEAARAALEVERAALRQDRGAMGTSDTERLTDIASQLAELATERERLELAFSEQKDAANTLMSLRQYWQAAPDDTARADLEPAIAATREALTLPGQTALVHAEVGEGAIAQVIADWTGVPVDSLLANERATLLELESRLGKIVVGQDDALAALGKKLRASKAGLTSAEAPLGVFLLVGPSGVGKTETARALADLMFGGERSLVTINLSEYQEAHTVSQLKGSPPGYVGYGEGGILTEAVRQRPYSVVLLDEVEKAHRDVLNLFYQVFDRGFMRDGEGRLIDFRNTVIVMTSNLGSDAILATSQAVAEAGGEVTTGMLMEAIRPTLVDHFQPALLARFQTVVYRPLAADAMATIVRMKLAKVAGRIERRFGVPLLCNDALVAELVGACLLPDAGARNVDSLLDQQILPVLSRELLVRAGDGQRLSSIRLAFSEGDGIGVEFDDRVDAVEQE from the coding sequence ATGACCATCCGAGACTATTCGCCCTTTCTGCGTCGCCTCAACGAGCATTGCGCCAGCGCCCTGGCAGAAGCCGCCGGCTTGTGTGAAACGCGGGCCCACCGGGATATCGAGGTCGAGCACTGGCTGATCAAGCTGCTGGAACGCGGGGAGGGCGACCTGTTGGCCATCCTTCGGCGCTACGATCTGGATGTGGACGCCGTGTGGAACGGGCTGCTGACCGCCATCGACCGCCTGCCGCGTGACCTGCGCGGCAAGCCGGGGATATCCTCGCGTCTCGGACAATGGCTGGAGGCCGCATGGCTCAAGGCATCGCTGACCGAAGGCGCGCAATCCATTCGTTCGGCCCACCTGCTGGCCGCGCTGGCTGACACGCCGACGCTGCTGCGTGCGCCGGACGCATGGCCGCTGCTGAGCATTTCGGCGGCACAGATCGAGCGGCTGGTCCCGGAACTGGACACAGTTTCCACCGAGGCGCATCTTCCGGGCGGTCTGGCGGGTGCCCAAATGCCGGCTCCGCAGCAAGTGGCATTGGCGAACGCGCGCAGCTTGCCGGGACAGGCTGATACCGCCGCGCTGGCACGGTTCACAACCGACATCACCCAGAAAGCGCGGGACGGCAAGATCGATCCCATCTTCGGCCGCGATGTCGAGATCCGCCAGATGGTCGATATCCTGGCACGCCGCCGGAAGAACAATCCGATCCTCGTGGGTGACCCCGGCGTCGGCAAGACTGCGCTGGTCGAGGGGCTGGCGCTCAGAATTGCTGCCGGTGATGTGCCTGCCGTGATGCGGGACGTGTCCGTTCTCACGCTGGATCTCGGGCTGTTGCAGGCCGGGGCGGGCGTAAAGGGCGAGTTCGAACAGCGCCTCAAGAACGTCATCGAGGCGGTGCAGCAGTCGCCGACGCCAATCCTGCTCTTCATTGACGAGGCCCACACGCTGATCGGCGCGGGCAACCAGGCCGGCGGCGCGGATGCCGCCAATCTGCTCAAGCCGGCGCTTGCGCGCGGCGAATTGCGTACGATCGCCGCCACCACATGGTCCGAGTACAAGCGGTACTTCGAACGGGACGCGGCACTGGAGCGGCGTTTCCAGATGGTCAAGGTCGATGAGCCTGACGACGAGAATGCCTGCCTGATGCTGCGCGGGCTCAAGGCGCGATACGCGCAGCACCACGGCGTGCACATCACCGATGCCGCCGTGGCGGCGGCGGTCCGTCTGTCGCGGCGCTATCTGACGGGGCGCCAGCTGCCCGACAAGGCTGTCGACCTGATCGACACGGCGGCTGCCCGCGTGCGGATGAGCCAGGAATCGACGCCCGTTGCCATCGCTGCCTGCGAGGCCGCGCGCGCCGCGCTCGAAGTGGAACGCGCGGCGTTGCGGCAGGATCGCGGCGCCATGGGCACCAGTGATACCGAGCGCCTGACGGATATTGCATCGCAACTCGCGGAACTGGCCACAGAGCGCGAACGGCTTGAGCTGGCGTTCTCCGAGCAGAAGGATGCAGCCAACACGCTCATGTCGCTGCGCCAATACTGGCAAGCGGCGCCGGACGACACGGCGCGGGCAGACCTGGAGCCGGCCATCGCCGCCACGCGTGAAGCGCTGACGCTGCCGGGCCAGACAGCGCTGGTCCATGCCGAAGTGGGCGAAGGCGCCATCGCCCAGGTTATTGCCGACTGGACCGGGGTGCCGGTCGACAGCCTGCTGGCCAATGAACGCGCGACGCTGCTTGAACTGGAATCGCGCCTCGGGAAGATCGTCGTGGGCCAGGATGACGCGCTGGCGGCGCTTGGCAAGAAGCTGCGCGCGTCGAAGGCCGGGTTGACATCGGCCGAAGCCCCGTTGGGCGTTTTCCTGCTGGTGGGGCCTTCCGGCGTGGGCAAGACCGAGACGGCGCGCGCGTTGGCGGACCTGATGTTTGGCGGCGAACGGTCGCTCGTCACCATCAACCTGTCCGAATACCAGGAAGCTCATACGGTGTCGCAACTGAAGGGGTCGCCCCCGGGCTATGTCGGTTATGGCGAAGGCGGCATCCTGACCGAAGCGGTGCGCCAGCGGCCCTACAGCGTAGTGTTGCTCGATGAGGTGGAAAAGGCGCACCGCGATGTGCTGAACCTGTTCTACCAGGTGTTCGATCGCGGCTTCATGCGCGATGGCGAAGGCCGCCTGATCGATTTCCGCAACACGGTCATCGTGATGACGTCGAATCTCGGCAGCGACGCCATCCTGGCGACCAGTCAGGCGGTGGCGGAGGCGGGTGGCGAGGTCACCACCGGCATGCTGATGGAAGCCATCCGGCCAACGCTGGTGGATCATTTCCAGCCCGCCTTGCTCGCCCGCTTCCAGACGGTTGTGTACCGGCCGCTTGCCGCCGACGCCATGGCGACGATTGTCCGCATGAAGCTCGCGAAGGTGGCGGGGCGCATCGAGCGCCGGTTTGGCGTGCCGTTGCTGTGCAACGATGCGCTGGTGGCCGAACTGGTTGGGGCCTGCCTGCTGCCGGATGCCGGTGCGCGCAACGTCGACAGCCTGCTCGATCAGCAGATCCTGCCGGTGCTGTCACGGGAATTGCTGGTGCGCGCCGGCGACGGGCAGCGCCTGTCGTCGATCCGGCTGGCTTTCTCCGAAGGCGACGGCATCGGCGTGGAGTTCGACGATCGGGTCGACGCCGTGGAGCAAGAATGA